The following proteins are co-located in the Acidobacteriota bacterium genome:
- a CDS encoding DUF1592 domain-containing protein, which translates to MKVRTCAVLAACLWLASGVASAQSFEADVAPLVQGSCLACHGERTVTPLNLASLGSDLTDRATYRAWERVYERVENGEMPPATVARPDRAVVETALGSLKRALVDANLAARGDLRTPLRRLTRLEYAYTIADLLQLDEAVGTELSQMLPAEADSGGFDTVAARQSMSPLHVQAYLDAADRALDAALQFGPRPETQTYHIDYSQSQYLWGISMAKGLGLGIVKQLDDGFAMFFDFGSTYTFHSESEGFHVPQPGRYRVTVDAYPYQANSLVNLVIYRGLKAGVAASLDELIGSYDLEVARTVEVTPFLRPGELIGLSATELDVPQDGSWTPPADPSEGYGGMVDYPGEGIAFRSMTIEGPLVDAWPPAGARQLLAGIEFDDAGEIRLTRDPYEHVVDVVAAFAPRAFRRPLEDGELEAYASLAQPLLAAGRPFLDAVRVPLRAILSAPPFLYHHGGAPGNMDDFGLATRLAYFLWRSMPDDELFELAREGRLSDPAVLAAQVDRMLDDDRNERFVRDFAGQAFRLYEIKATAPDAGLYPEYDDRLGQAMQRETELFLGELIAENHGVGNLIDADFTFVNRRLAEHYGLPTVGGQHMRRVELPADSPRGGLLTQASVLKVTANGTTTSPVPRGNFVLANLLGQPAPPPPAGVEGLEPDTRGTTTIREQLEAHRSNPVCASCHRDIDPPGFALESFDPIGGFRTNYRASGGQMTFGDFTVPAPYTEGPAVDPSGVTPVGDTFADIHGYKRLMLENDVEQVARNLSSQFLVYATGAEIEFADRDAVEDIVARLREDGYPIRTMIHEVVRSELFGSR; encoded by the coding sequence ATGAAAGTACGAACCTGCGCCGTGCTCGCGGCTTGCCTGTGGCTCGCGTCCGGCGTCGCGTCCGCCCAGTCGTTCGAAGCCGACGTGGCGCCGCTCGTCCAGGGGTCCTGTCTCGCGTGCCACGGCGAACGCACCGTGACACCGCTCAACCTCGCGAGCCTTGGGTCCGACCTGACCGACCGCGCGACCTATCGCGCGTGGGAGCGAGTCTACGAACGGGTGGAGAACGGCGAGATGCCTCCCGCCACGGTTGCGCGACCCGACAGAGCGGTGGTCGAAACGGCGCTCGGGTCCCTGAAGCGCGCCCTCGTCGATGCGAACCTCGCGGCCCGCGGGGATCTGCGCACGCCGCTCCGCCGCCTCACACGCCTGGAGTACGCCTACACCATCGCGGACCTGCTGCAGCTCGACGAGGCTGTCGGCACGGAGCTGAGCCAGATGCTGCCGGCCGAGGCCGACTCCGGGGGGTTCGACACGGTCGCGGCCCGGCAGAGCATGTCGCCACTGCACGTCCAGGCCTATCTCGACGCGGCCGACCGGGCCCTTGACGCCGCGCTGCAGTTCGGCCCGCGTCCGGAGACCCAGACGTACCACATCGACTATTCGCAATCGCAGTATCTCTGGGGGATAAGCATGGCGAAGGGCCTGGGCCTGGGCATCGTCAAGCAGTTGGACGATGGCTTCGCGATGTTCTTCGATTTCGGCTCGACCTATACCTTCCATAGTGAATCGGAGGGTTTCCACGTGCCGCAGCCGGGTCGTTACCGCGTCACCGTGGACGCCTACCCGTACCAGGCGAACTCCCTCGTGAACCTGGTCATCTACCGTGGGCTCAAGGCGGGTGTCGCCGCGTCGCTGGACGAGCTTATCGGCTCGTACGACCTCGAAGTCGCGCGGACCGTGGAGGTCACGCCGTTCCTGCGGCCCGGCGAGCTGATCGGCCTTTCCGCGACGGAGCTCGACGTCCCGCAGGACGGGTCGTGGACGCCGCCCGCCGATCCCTCCGAGGGCTACGGCGGGATGGTGGACTATCCCGGGGAAGGGATCGCGTTCCGGTCGATGACCATCGAGGGGCCGCTCGTCGACGCGTGGCCGCCGGCCGGCGCCCGGCAGCTCCTGGCGGGCATCGAGTTCGACGACGCCGGCGAGATCCGGCTGACCAGGGATCCCTACGAGCACGTCGTCGACGTAGTCGCGGCATTCGCGCCGCGCGCGTTCCGCCGGCCGCTGGAGGACGGCGAGCTGGAGGCCTACGCCAGCCTTGCGCAGCCTCTGCTGGCCGCCGGGCGGCCGTTCCTCGATGCGGTTCGTGTGCCGCTGCGCGCGATCCTCAGCGCGCCGCCGTTCCTCTACCACCACGGCGGCGCGCCGGGCAACATGGACGACTTCGGGCTCGCGACGCGCCTCGCCTATTTCCTGTGGCGCAGCATGCCGGACGACGAGCTCTTCGAGCTGGCGCGCGAGGGGCGGCTGTCCGACCCCGCCGTGCTCGCGGCGCAGGTCGACCGGATGCTCGACGACGACCGCAACGAGCGGTTCGTCCGGGACTTCGCGGGCCAGGCGTTCCGGCTCTACGAGATCAAGGCCACCGCCCCGGACGCGGGGCTGTATCCCGAGTACGACGATCGGCTGGGGCAGGCCATGCAGCGGGAGACGGAACTGTTCCTCGGCGAGCTGATCGCCGAGAACCACGGCGTGGGGAACCTGATCGACGCCGACTTCACGTTCGTGAACCGCCGTCTGGCCGAGCACTATGGGTTGCCGACCGTCGGGGGGCAGCACATGCGCCGCGTGGAGCTGCCGGCGGACAGCCCGCGCGGCGGGCTGCTCACGCAGGCGAGCGTGCTGAAGGTGACGGCGAACGGGACGACCACGTCGCCGGTGCCGCGGGGCAACTTCGTGCTCGCCAACCTGCTCGGGCAGCCGGCCCCGCCACCCCCGGCCGGCGTGGAGGGCCTGGAACCTGACACGCGCGGGACGACCACCATCCGCGAGCAACTCGAAGCCCACCGGTCGAACCCGGTCTGCGCGAGCTGTCACCGGGACATCGATCCGCCCGGCTTCGCACTGGAGTCGTTCGACCCAATCGGCGGCTTTCGGACGAACTACCGGGCTAGCGGCGGCCAGATGACGTTCGGCGATTTCACCGTACCCGCGCCGTACACCGAGGGGCCCGCGGTGGACCCGAGCGGCGTCACGCCGGTGGGTGACACCTTCGCGGATATCCACGGCTACAAGCGGCTGATGCTGGAGAACGACGTCGAGCAGGTGGCTCGCAACCTCAGCTCGCAGTTCCTGGTCTACGCGACGGGGGCGGAGATCGAGTTTGCGGACCGGGATGCGGTCGAGGACATCGTCGCGCGGCTGCGCGAGGACGGCTATCCGATCCGCACCATGATTCACGAGGTCGTGCGGAGCGAGCTCTTCGGGAGCCGATGA
- a CDS encoding DUF1552 domain-containing protein → MITTRPLDRRTFLRASGVAMALPLLESMAPAIARAAVAAPPRRLVTICTTLGLYSSSWFPQAAGAGYEATEYLKLIDEHRSKYTLFTGFSHEEQSGRQPHNSEITWLTAARRPGLDGFRNSVSVDQVAANHLGYVTRFPSVVLGTASAQSQSYTTSGAMVPAEDSPASLFRRLFLQGTPEEVEREAQSLNDGGSILDRLKSQTDSLRGRVSAADRQKLDAYYDAVRTAELDLAEVKAWQQKPKPVVDAEPPTDLPNPADLIGRIKLMFRMMPLVLETDSSRVISLMIHDHGVVPQVQGVSGDQHSLSHHGQDEAKIAQLKRIETQIVEAFGGLLTDLSGRGGADGSLLDHTMVLFGSNLGNANAHTPIDLPILLAGGGFSHGTHVVHEGEHNAPLCNLFVTMLQNMGLETDAFSQSTGTLTWS, encoded by the coding sequence ATGATCACGACCCGACCGCTCGACCGGCGTACGTTCCTCCGCGCCTCAGGCGTCGCGATGGCGCTGCCGCTGCTCGAATCGATGGCGCCGGCCATCGCCCGCGCCGCAGTGGCCGCTCCGCCTAGGCGGCTGGTGACGATCTGCACCACGCTGGGGCTCTACTCGTCGTCGTGGTTCCCGCAGGCGGCGGGCGCCGGCTACGAGGCGACCGAGTACCTCAAGCTGATCGACGAGCACCGGTCGAAATACACGCTGTTCACCGGCTTCTCGCACGAGGAGCAGAGCGGCCGCCAGCCGCACAACTCCGAGATCACGTGGTTGACCGCGGCGCGGCGGCCTGGGCTCGACGGGTTCCGGAACAGCGTCTCGGTCGACCAGGTGGCGGCCAACCATCTGGGGTACGTGACGCGGTTCCCGTCGGTCGTCCTGGGGACGGCGAGCGCGCAGAGTCAGTCCTACACCACGAGCGGCGCAATGGTGCCGGCCGAGGACAGCCCGGCCAGCCTGTTCCGGAGACTGTTCCTGCAGGGCACGCCGGAGGAGGTCGAACGAGAGGCGCAGAGCCTCAACGACGGCGGCAGCATCCTCGACCGTCTGAAGTCGCAGACCGATTCGCTGCGCGGGCGGGTCAGCGCAGCGGACCGTCAGAAGCTGGATGCCTACTACGACGCGGTCCGGACGGCCGAGCTCGACCTCGCGGAAGTCAAGGCTTGGCAGCAGAAGCCGAAGCCCGTAGTGGACGCGGAGCCCCCGACCGATCTCCCGAACCCCGCGGATCTCATCGGGCGCATCAAGCTGATGTTCCGCATGATGCCGCTGGTTCTGGAAACGGACTCCTCGCGCGTCATCAGTCTGATGATCCACGACCACGGCGTCGTGCCGCAGGTGCAGGGAGTTTCCGGCGATCAGCACAGCCTGTCCCACCACGGGCAGGACGAGGCCAAGATCGCGCAGTTGAAGAGGATCGAGACCCAGATTGTCGAGGCCTTCGGCGGCCTGCTGACCGACCTGAGCGGGCGCGGCGGCGCGGACGGCTCGCTGCTCGATCACACGATGGTGCTGTTCGGCAGCAACCTGGGCAACGCCAACGCGCACACGCCGATCGACCTGCCGATTCTCCTTGCGGGGGGCGGGTTCTCGCACGGGACGCACGTCGTGCACGAGGGCGAGCACAACGCGCCGCTCTGCAACCTGTTCGTCACGATGCTCCAGAACATGGGCCTCGAGACGGACGCGTTCTCGCAGAGCACTGGCACGCTGACCTGGTCGTAG